CGCGTCACCACGCAGATCTTTGTCACGCGACGAAGCCGACACCAGCGTGCGACCCGATTCGTCGTCGATGATCTGACAGTAGATGTTGTTATTGCTACGGAAGATCGTCAGACGGGGACGTTCGGCGTTGCCGCGAGCCTTACGACGGACATGGTTGCTCCGACGCTTTCGCTGCTTGGAAATGAATTTCTGCTTGTTCACGACTCAACTAGCCTCGTGGGTGCCACGACTTTCAGGCCGCGGCACGATGACTTCTACTAACGTGTATTGTTACCGATTACTTACCTGCGGCCTTACCAGGCTTCAGCTTGACGCGTTCACCTTGGTAACGAACGCCCTTACCCTTGTAAGGTTCAGGCTTGCGGACCGCACGCACTTCGGCGGCGAACTGTCCGACGCGTTGCTTGTCGATACCCTTGACGACGATGTGCGTCTGGTCAGGGCACTTCACGTCCAGATCCGTTGGGATCTTCTTGTGTACTTCGTTCGCGAAGCCAACACGCAATTGCAGGACGTCGCCAGCGATCGCGGCCAGGTAACCCACGCCCACGACTTCCAGACGTTTCTCGTAACCCTGGTCAACACCAACAACCATGTTCGCGACAAGAGCGCGAGTCAGGCCATGCATTGCCTTGGCGTTACGCGAATCATTCTTCCGCGTAACTACGACTTCGTTGGTGTCGCCGGCGACTTCAATCGTGATGTCGCTGTCGGCGGTGTACGAGAGCTTTCCCAGAGGGCCTTCGACATTGATGGTCTGACCATCAACCGAGGCTTTTACCTTCTCGGGAATCGCAACTGGTTTTCGACCTAGTCGGGACATTTTCTTAACCTAGCTGTAGGCAATGGGTCTCTACGAGGGAGACTGTCCTGGTGATGTGATGGAAATGCTTGTAGGTAATCGTCAGGATCGTCGCACGACGAGCTGCTTGCGTTACCAAACTTCGCACAGAATTTCGCCGCCGATTTTCTTCTGGCGGGCTTCGCGGTCGCTGATCACACCACTGGAGGTACTGATCACCGAGATGCCCATCCCATTCAGGATTGGACGCAACTCGTTCGACTTCGAGTAAATTCGACGGCCAGGCTTACTGACACGCTTGATGTGCTGAATCACACGTTCCCCACTGGGACCGTACTTCAGTTCCAAGCGAATCTGCTTCACAGGCTCGGCTTCGATTTCTGCCCAGTCCCAGATATAGCCTTCACGCTTCAGCACATCGGCCAAACCGCGTTTGACCTTGGACGAAGGCATCTCAACGTGTGGGTGCTCGACGCGAACCGCATTGCGAATGCGGGTCAACATGTCGGCGATAGGGTCGGTCATCATAATACTTCGGGTCCCCTTACCAACTCGCCTTGCGTAAACCTGGAACTAGCCCTCGATCCGCCAAGTTGCGAATGCAAATACGGCAGACACCAAACTTCCGATACACGGCACGCGGACGGCCACACATAGTGCAGCGGCGCTCACGCCGAGACGAAAACTTCGGCTCGCGATTGGCCTTGGCGATTTTTGACTTGCTTGCCACGAGGATTTCCTACCTGGAAAACGAATCGACTGGGTAACAAACGTTATATACGGGTCCGCTCAAGCACAAAGACTTAGGCGGTTTTCTGCTTCTTAGGTTCTTCTCGCTGGAACGGCATACCCAACAGGGCGAGCAGCTCGCGAGCTTCGTCGTCGGTTGCACCGGTGGTGACGAAGGTGATGTCCATCCCTTGCTGACGGGTGTACTTGTCCGGATTCAATTCCGGGAACACCATCTGCTCGGAAAGGCCCATCGTGTAGTTGCCATTGCCATCAAAGCTCTTCGGGTTCACACCGCGGAAGTCGCGTACCTGTGGCAGTGCCAGGCTGACCAAACGGTCCAGGAACTCGTACATCCGTTGACGGCGAAGGGTGACCTTCACACCGATCGGCATGCCTTCACGCAGCTTGAACGATGCGACGCTCTTACGAGC
This genomic interval from Bremerella sp. JC817 contains the following:
- the rpsH gene encoding 30S ribosomal protein S8 — protein: MMMTDPIADMLTRIRNAVRVEHPHVEMPSSKVKRGLADVLKREGYIWDWAEIEAEPVKQIRLELKYGPSGERVIQHIKRVSKPGRRIYSKSNELRPILNGMGISVISTSSGVISDREARQKKIGGEILCEVW
- the rplE gene encoding 50S ribosomal protein L5; protein product: MSKPRLQEQYEKEVLPALAEKLGRKNPMNLPRLRKIVVNMGVGTAVTEKKHVDEAAEAMSEFTGQRPMICRARKSVASFKLREGMPIGVKVTLRRQRMYEFLDRLVSLALPQVRDFRGVNPKSFDGNGNYTMGLSEQMVFPELNPDKYTRQQGMDITFVTTGATDDEARELLALLGMPFQREEPKKQKTA
- the rplR gene encoding 50S ribosomal protein L18, translated to MNKQKFISKQRKRRSNHVRRKARGNAERPRLTIFRSNNNIYCQIIDDESGRTLVSASSRDKDLRGDAGAGNCDAAAKIGKAIAEKALAAGLKQVCFDRGHFRYNGRVAALATAAREGGLDF
- a CDS encoding type Z 30S ribosomal protein S14 gives rise to the protein MASKSKIAKANREPKFSSRRERRCTMCGRPRAVYRKFGVCRICIRNLADRGLVPGLRKASW
- the rplF gene encoding 50S ribosomal protein L6 — encoded protein: MSRLGRKPVAIPEKVKASVDGQTINVEGPLGKLSYTADSDITIEVAGDTNEVVVTRKNDSRNAKAMHGLTRALVANMVVGVDQGYEKRLEVVGVGYLAAIAGDVLQLRVGFANEVHKKIPTDLDVKCPDQTHIVVKGIDKQRVGQFAAEVRAVRKPEPYKGKGVRYQGERVKLKPGKAAGK